The Proteus vulgaris genome has a segment encoding these proteins:
- the ada gene encoding regulatory protein of adaptative response has protein sequence MESKRNQLIEQACRFIEKNNGDVSLARIAEHVMASPYHFHRLFKSIMGITPKDYANAYRQKLIKKALAEDGSITEAIYQSGFNANSRFYENATAILGMTPTNWRNGGKNIAIFFAIALCSLGNILVAQSEKGICAIMLGDDAEQLLEDLQKQFPLAELIGANKEFEQIIAQVIGFIELPKQPLSLPLDIQGTVFQQKVWQALLEIPFGSTMTYQEIANKIGSPKAYRAVANACAANKLAVAIPCHRVIRQNGELSGYRWGIERKAKLLQTEASNNKTIGKNT, from the coding sequence ATGGAAAGTAAGCGTAACCAACTTATTGAGCAAGCCTGTCGTTTTATCGAAAAAAATAACGGTGATGTTTCGCTAGCTCGTATTGCTGAACATGTTATGGCAAGCCCATATCATTTTCATCGTCTCTTTAAATCAATTATGGGTATTACTCCAAAAGATTATGCCAATGCCTATCGCCAAAAATTAATAAAAAAAGCGTTGGCAGAAGATGGCAGTATTACAGAGGCAATTTATCAGTCAGGTTTTAATGCTAATAGCCGTTTTTATGAAAATGCAACCGCAATATTAGGAATGACACCAACGAATTGGCGTAATGGAGGTAAGAATATTGCTATCTTTTTTGCGATTGCGTTGTGTTCTTTAGGTAATATTCTTGTGGCTCAAAGTGAAAAAGGGATTTGCGCTATTATGTTAGGGGATGACGCTGAACAGTTATTGGAAGATTTACAAAAACAATTTCCTCTTGCTGAATTAATTGGTGCAAATAAAGAGTTTGAACAAATAATAGCGCAAGTCATCGGTTTTATTGAATTGCCTAAACAACCTTTATCTTTGCCTCTTGATATTCAAGGCACTGTTTTTCAACAAAAAGTGTGGCAAGCGTTATTAGAAATCCCTTTTGGTAGTACAATGACTTATCAAGAAATTGCCAATAAAATAGGTTCACCTAAAGCCTATCGTGCAGTAGCAAATGCCTGTGCGGCCAATAAGCTTGCCGTAGCGATCCCTTGTCATCGTGTTATTCGTCAAAATGGTGAATTATCAGGTTATCGTTGGGGTATCGAGCGTAAAGCGAAATTACTTCAAACCGAAGCATCAAATAATAAGACAATTGGCAAAAACACATAA
- the glgX gene encoding Glycogen debranching enzyme, producing MSLDYGRPFPMGSHYDGYGVNFTLFSDNATKVILCLFDKAGKEIRYPLPGKTGAIWHGYLPGAGPGLHYGYRVEGVWAPEQGLFYQPQQLLLDPYAKQVTGIVDNTLPYTSPVFNALEHDDSAITPKAVITDDSGCFCHSYKEKGTYQRLNIPWSETIIYEGHVKGLTKLHPEIPEKLQGTYAALGHPAFISHLKKLGITALELLPVQYHLTEPHLHKIGLKNYWGYNVLAPFALSTQYYSNSGRNIIDEFREAVRCLHKANIEVILDVVFNHTAELSDQFEGYIVSQRGIDNQSYYWLNDENKAQNWTGCGNTLNLSRPETVQWVMDCLRYWVSEFHIDGFRFDLATSLGRVPYFDTQSPLLTAIRQDPLLSRIKLIAEPWDLGSDGYQVSHFPVPFTEWNDSYRDVIRRFWLWRDVSIAIFADNITGSAKLYHKNGRPPYSSINMITSHDGFTLRDLVSYQNKHNEENGESNLDGHNTNYSVNFGEEGLIVNEKIGQHRLLAIRNMLATLLLSRGTPHLLAGDEVGNTQYGNNNAYCQDNKVSWIKWFQHPYDLTNYIRHLIELRHQITPLSSLKWWKEDSEDVIWLNQNAQSMSHEDWQQLPPSPLQLFFSATMDLND from the coding sequence ATGTCTTTAGACTATGGTCGCCCTTTTCCTATGGGCAGTCATTATGATGGCTACGGAGTAAATTTTACACTATTTAGTGATAATGCCACTAAAGTCATACTCTGCTTGTTTGATAAAGCAGGCAAAGAGATCCGCTATCCATTACCCGGCAAAACGGGGGCTATTTGGCATGGGTATTTACCGGGTGCAGGCCCAGGTTTGCATTATGGTTATCGTGTTGAAGGCGTCTGGGCACCAGAGCAAGGTTTATTCTATCAACCGCAACAATTGTTATTAGATCCCTATGCAAAACAGGTAACTGGTATTGTTGATAATACATTACCTTACACCTCCCCTGTTTTTAATGCATTAGAGCATGATGATAGTGCGATTACACCTAAAGCAGTTATCACAGATGATAGTGGCTGTTTTTGCCATTCTTATAAAGAAAAAGGCACTTATCAGCGTTTAAATATACCGTGGTCAGAAACCATTATTTACGAAGGACACGTGAAGGGATTGACAAAACTACATCCCGAAATACCAGAAAAATTACAAGGCACTTATGCGGCATTAGGGCACCCTGCTTTTATTTCACACCTAAAAAAGCTCGGCATTACGGCATTAGAATTATTACCAGTTCAATATCATTTAACAGAGCCACATCTCCATAAGATTGGATTAAAAAATTATTGGGGTTATAACGTATTAGCCCCCTTTGCTTTATCGACCCAATACTATTCCAATTCAGGTCGGAATATTATTGATGAATTTCGAGAAGCCGTAAGATGCTTACATAAAGCCAATATTGAAGTGATTTTAGATGTGGTATTTAACCATACAGCGGAATTAAGCGACCAATTTGAAGGTTATATTGTTTCGCAACGTGGTATTGATAACCAAAGTTATTATTGGTTAAACGACGAAAATAAAGCTCAAAATTGGACGGGATGTGGCAATACTTTAAATTTAAGTCGCCCTGAAACAGTGCAATGGGTAATGGATTGTCTACGCTATTGGGTTAGCGAATTTCATATTGATGGCTTCCGCTTTGATTTAGCAACCAGCCTTGGTCGCGTTCCTTATTTTGATACGCAATCACCATTGTTAACGGCTATTCGACAAGATCCACTTCTTTCACGCATTAAACTTATCGCAGAACCTTGGGATTTAGGCTCTGATGGTTATCAAGTTAGTCATTTCCCTGTGCCATTTACAGAATGGAATGATAGTTATCGCGATGTTATTCGTCGTTTTTGGTTATGGCGCGATGTGTCTATTGCGATATTTGCAGACAACATTACTGGCTCAGCAAAGCTATACCATAAAAACGGCCGTCCCCCCTATTCTAGTATCAATATGATCACTAGCCACGATGGTTTTACATTGCGGGATTTGGTGAGTTATCAGAACAAACATAACGAGGAGAATGGAGAATCAAATCTAGATGGACACAACACCAATTACAGTGTGAATTTTGGTGAAGAAGGGTTGATTGTTAACGAAAAAATAGGTCAACACAGATTGCTTGCGATTCGAAATATGTTGGCAACTTTATTGCTTTCTAGAGGAACTCCTCATTTACTCGCCGGTGATGAAGTGGGTAATACGCAATACGGTAATAACAATGCTTATTGCCAGGATAATAAAGTCAGTTGGATCAAATGGTTTCAACATCCTTATGACTTAACTAATTACATTCGCCACCTTATTGAATTACGTCACCAAATTACGCCTTTAAGTTCGCTTAAATGGTGGAAAGAAGATAGCGAAGACGTTATTTGGCTCAATCAAAATGCTCAATCAATGAGCCATGAAGATTGGCAACAACTTCCCCCCTCACCATTACAACTTTTTTTTAGCGCAACAATGGATCTTAATGATTAA
- the glgB_2 gene encoding 1,4-alpha-glucan branching enzyme GlgB, translated as MIPYQFGILLQEMDIWFLAQGHHSRPYQCLGAHPTKLGDIDGITFAVWAPNAQSVSVVGDFSFWDERRFPMRLRRESGIWELFVPQAHLGDCYKYAILDANGERRLKADPYAF; from the coding sequence ATGATCCCCTATCAATTCGGTATTTTGCTGCAAGAAATGGATATTTGGTTCTTAGCACAAGGTCATCACTCTCGCCCTTATCAGTGTTTAGGCGCTCACCCTACAAAATTAGGTGATATTGATGGAATTACCTTTGCCGTATGGGCACCAAATGCACAAAGTGTGAGTGTCGTTGGTGATTTCTCATTTTGGGATGAAAGACGTTTTCCTATGCGATTACGTCGTGAAAGTGGAATTTGGGAGCTTTTTGTTCCACAAGCCCATCTTGGAGATTGTTATAAATACGCAATTTTAGATGCTAATGGCGAACGTCGATTAAAAGCAGATCCTTACGCTTTTTGA
- the glgB_1 gene encoding 1,4-alpha-glucan branching enzyme GlgB, producing the protein MPLSRQHANQRNAPISIYEVHLGSWRRHTDDQSWLSYRELAEQLIPYVKEMGFTHIELLPINEHPFDGSWGYQPLGLYSPTRRFGSPMDFRDFIEAAHQAEISVILDWVPGHFPEDDYGLRNFDGTSLYEYADRREGFHPDWNTLIYNYGRNEVLNYLSGNLLYWHEHFALDGFRFDAVASMLYRDYSRKEGEWIPNKHGGRENLEAIDFLRYTHKLLGATCPGIITIAEESTDFPGVTLPPDEGGLGFNYKWNMGWMHDTLAYMQRDPIYRKFHHNQMTFGVLYAYNENFILPLSHDEFVHGKGSLIGRMVGNDWQKFANLRAYLGFMWAYPGKKLLFMGCEFAQWREWNHDSSLDWHLLETPNSPHQGIQHFVRDLNLSYQTNSPLYECDFEREGFEWLTVDDHDNSVFAFCRKDTQGNELIIISNFTPVVHHNYVVGVNKAGIYQEIINSDSEFYNGTNVGNLGEIETTEKGLNGKPHSLSLTLPPLATLYLKLKD; encoded by the coding sequence ATGCCTTTATCGCGCCAACACGCGAATCAGCGTAATGCGCCTATCTCTATTTATGAAGTTCATTTAGGTTCATGGCGCCGACATACAGACGATCAGAGTTGGTTAAGCTATCGTGAGTTAGCTGAACAGTTAATTCCTTACGTGAAAGAAATGGGTTTTACCCATATCGAATTATTGCCTATTAATGAGCATCCTTTTGATGGTTCATGGGGATATCAACCTTTAGGATTATATTCACCAACTCGTCGCTTTGGGTCGCCTATGGATTTCCGTGACTTTATCGAAGCGGCACATCAGGCTGAAATTAGCGTTATTTTAGATTGGGTTCCTGGCCATTTCCCTGAAGATGACTATGGTTTACGTAATTTTGATGGCACGTCGCTCTATGAGTATGCAGATAGACGTGAAGGCTTCCATCCTGATTGGAACACCTTAATTTATAACTATGGTCGTAATGAGGTACTAAATTATCTTTCTGGTAATTTATTGTATTGGCACGAACATTTTGCACTTGATGGTTTCCGTTTTGATGCTGTCGCCTCCATGCTATATCGTGACTACAGCCGAAAAGAAGGTGAATGGATCCCCAATAAACACGGTGGACGCGAAAACTTAGAAGCCATTGATTTTCTTCGTTATACCCATAAATTGTTAGGCGCTACTTGCCCTGGGATCATCACGATTGCTGAAGAGTCTACTGATTTCCCAGGTGTTACCTTACCGCCAGATGAAGGGGGTTTAGGTTTTAACTACAAATGGAATATGGGATGGATGCATGACACGTTGGCATATATGCAACGTGATCCTATCTATCGAAAATTTCATCATAATCAGATGACTTTTGGCGTGCTCTATGCCTATAACGAAAACTTTATTCTTCCTCTTTCTCACGATGAATTTGTTCATGGCAAAGGATCGTTAATTGGTCGTATGGTGGGTAATGATTGGCAAAAATTTGCCAATTTACGTGCTTATCTCGGTTTTATGTGGGCTTATCCTGGGAAAAAATTGCTGTTTATGGGATGCGAGTTCGCCCAATGGCGTGAATGGAATCATGACAGTAGTTTAGATTGGCATCTTCTAGAAACACCCAATAGCCCACACCAAGGTATTCAGCACTTTGTACGCGACCTCAATCTTTCTTATCAAACCAATAGCCCTCTTTATGAATGTGATTTTGAGCGTGAAGGTTTTGAGTGGCTTACTGTCGACGATCATGATAATTCCGTTTTTGCTTTTTGCCGAAAAGATACACAAGGTAATGAATTGATTATTATCAGCAATTTTACTCCAGTCGTTCATCACAACTATGTCGTGGGTGTAAACAAAGCTGGTATATATCAAGAAATAATCAATAGTGACTCTGAATTTTACAACGGAACTAATGTGGGAAATTTAGGTGAAATTGAGACAACCGAAAAAGGATTAAATGGTAAACCTCACTCATTGTCATTGACGCTACCACCACTTGCGACATTGTATTTAAAATTGAAGGATTAA
- a CDS encoding acetyltransferase — protein MDAQLYKEFKIVEKAFWSEICENNIRIGDHTHCFMTPMDAPIFNFIYLRQGATEGAFQQASTLFSSQKKGHILILPESLLPEFEEIIKNAGYTGDGMTTAMYLTLSEAVYPSYRNNPCDIILTNHNLEQWAHPLKTAFPVGDDSDDTIVNEYIRYHQKALDNGATIFHYALLVEGQPVSSLTLTLHDKLARFDDIGTDVAYQGNGYATHLIKHVLEFCREQGVERCFLDASADGLALYRKFGFKSLFNYLSFIKE, from the coding sequence ATGGATGCACAACTGTATAAAGAATTTAAAATAGTAGAAAAAGCCTTTTGGTCAGAAATTTGTGAAAATAATATTCGCATTGGTGATCATACCCATTGTTTTATGACACCTATGGATGCGCCAATTTTTAACTTTATTTATTTACGTCAAGGTGCAACAGAAGGCGCGTTCCAGCAAGCAAGCACCCTTTTTTCTTCACAGAAAAAAGGCCATATTTTGATTTTACCTGAATCATTATTGCCTGAGTTTGAAGAAATTATAAAAAATGCAGGTTATACCGGTGACGGTATGACAACAGCCATGTATTTAACGTTGTCAGAAGCAGTTTACCCTTCTTATCGAAATAATCCATGCGATATTATTCTCACCAATCATAACCTCGAACAATGGGCACATCCGTTAAAAACAGCGTTTCCTGTGGGAGATGATAGCGATGATACGATTGTTAATGAATATATTCGTTATCACCAAAAAGCATTAGATAATGGTGCGACTATTTTCCATTATGCTCTGTTAGTTGAAGGCCAGCCCGTATCGTCATTAACGCTGACGTTACATGATAAATTAGCACGTTTTGATGATATTGGGACAGATGTTGCTTATCAAGGCAATGGTTATGCTACTCATTTGATTAAACATGTTTTAGAGTTTTGCCGTGAGCAAGGTGTCGAGCGTTGTTTCTTAGATGCTTCGGCAGATGGTTTGGCGCTATACCGTAAGTTTGGTTTTAAATCACTCTTTAACTATTTAAGTTTTATTAAAGAGTAA
- the glgA gene encoding Glycogen synthase, with translation MNVLHCCSELFPLLKTGGLADVMGSLPLAQKKIGLDARVVIPAFPAIKDNIADLKLVTNVDTFVGNISLLYGQYQGVDIYLIDAPHLYQRAGSPYHDEYQHAYSDNVFRFALLGWVASELSTGLDPLWHADIVHAHDWHAGLACAYLAVKHYSAKSVFTVHNLAYKGEFSPYHLHQLELPDYSFSINGLEYYGQISFLKAGLFYANHITTVSPTYAKEITRPEFGYGLEGLLRQRTDEQRLSGILNGIDEAIWTPATDDLIIRHYDVNNLNKRLDNKTALQKKCGLPVNNNAPLFAVVSRLTSQKGLDLVIDVLPDIVDQAGQFVLLGTGDSHLESAFLHAQQQYPQHVATHIGYDESFSHQIVAGADVIMMPSRFEPCGLTQLYGLKYGALPLVRHTGGLADTVNDCSLENLAHHQATGFVFHEATPDDLRLAINRAFTLWEMPKQWQQVQTDAMNQTIFSWETAAKAYATLYHRL, from the coding sequence GTGAATGTGCTTCATTGTTGTTCTGAATTATTCCCTCTATTAAAAACAGGGGGATTAGCGGACGTTATGGGCTCTTTGCCCCTAGCGCAAAAAAAAATAGGCTTAGATGCGCGGGTCGTTATACCCGCTTTTCCTGCGATTAAAGATAATATTGCTGATCTTAAATTAGTTACTAATGTTGATACTTTTGTAGGTAATATTTCTTTACTTTATGGCCAATATCAAGGTGTTGATATTTATCTTATTGATGCGCCTCATCTTTATCAACGAGCAGGTAGCCCTTATCACGATGAATATCAACATGCTTATAGTGATAATGTTTTTCGTTTTGCCCTATTAGGTTGGGTTGCCAGTGAATTATCCACAGGATTAGACCCTTTATGGCATGCTGATATTGTTCATGCTCACGACTGGCATGCTGGGCTAGCTTGCGCTTATTTGGCTGTAAAACACTACTCTGCAAAATCGGTTTTTACAGTTCATAACCTAGCTTATAAAGGCGAGTTTTCACCTTATCATCTGCATCAACTTGAATTACCTGATTACAGCTTTTCAATTAATGGACTGGAATATTATGGACAAATTTCATTCTTAAAAGCGGGCTTGTTTTATGCAAATCATATTACGACGGTTAGCCCAACGTATGCCAAAGAGATAACTCGCCCTGAATTTGGTTATGGACTTGAAGGTTTATTGCGTCAACGTACGGATGAACAACGATTAAGTGGCATATTAAATGGCATAGATGAAGCGATTTGGACCCCTGCAACGGATGACTTAATTATACGTCACTATGATGTAAACAACCTCAATAAACGCCTAGATAATAAAACAGCATTACAGAAAAAATGCGGTTTACCTGTTAATAATAATGCCCCTCTTTTTGCTGTTGTGAGCCGTTTAACATCACAAAAAGGACTTGATTTAGTGATTGACGTATTACCCGATATTGTTGATCAAGCTGGACAGTTTGTGTTGTTAGGCACAGGTGATAGCCATCTTGAATCCGCATTTTTACATGCTCAACAACAATATCCTCAACATGTTGCTACTCATATTGGCTATGACGAAAGTTTTTCACACCAAATTGTCGCGGGTGCTGATGTGATTATGATGCCTAGTCGTTTTGAACCTTGTGGATTAACTCAGTTATATGGTTTGAAATATGGCGCACTTCCTTTAGTGAGACACACAGGTGGATTAGCTGATACGGTGAATGATTGTTCATTAGAAAATCTAGCCCATCATCAAGCAACAGGTTTTGTTTTCCATGAAGCAACACCTGATGATTTGCGCCTTGCTATCAATCGTGCCTTTACCCTGTGGGAGATGCCAAAACAATGGCAACAAGTTCAAACAGATGCGATGAACCAAACTATTTTTAGTTGGGAAACAGCAGCTAAGGCATATGCAACGCTGTATCACCGTTTATAG
- the lacA gene encoding acetyltransferase, whose translation MVLMLVLVIVFKIDNRAPANSYYSYHFIKYALPITISDSVWLGTGCIILPSVTISDNCVIGAGNVVTKPIPANCVAVGNPCRVVR comes from the coding sequence ATGGTTTTAATGTTGGTGTTGGTTATCGTTTTTAAAATAGATAACAGAGCGCCAGCAAATTCTTACTATAGCTATCACTTTATTAAATATGCACTGCCTATAACAATTAGTGATTCGGTATGGTTAGGTACGGGGTGCATTATTTTACCTAGCGTAACTATTAGTGATAATTGTGTTATTGGTGCGGGCAATGTAGTAACAAAACCAATTCCAGCTAATTGTGTTGCTGTTGGTAATCCCTGTCGTGTAGTAAGATAA
- the leuE_4 gene encoding transporter: MLESFGISNIWTYLLGVIFITLVPGPNSIFVLTSSAKHGVKGGYKAALGVFTGDALLIFLAFLGVASLVKTSPVFFIVIKYAGALYLTYLGLKTLYATFQKKKETSEQVSEVTVKAKEGLYVKALFLSMLNPKMIIFYVSFFIQFIDPKYENAGVPFFVLGAILETCSMIYLSILIFGGVAITNKVKHNKRLASLSNSCIGAVFLLFGAKLALTA; this comes from the coding sequence ATGTTAGAAAGTTTCGGTATTTCAAATATTTGGACATACCTTTTAGGCGTTATTTTTATTACTTTAGTACCAGGTCCAAATTCGATTTTCGTCCTTACTTCCAGTGCGAAGCATGGTGTAAAAGGGGGGTATAAAGCCGCTCTTGGTGTTTTTACGGGTGATGCATTATTAATTTTTTTGGCATTTTTGGGGGTTGCTTCATTAGTCAAGACTTCACCCGTCTTTTTTATTGTCATTAAATATGCTGGTGCTCTTTATTTAACCTACTTAGGATTAAAAACGTTATATGCAACGTTCCAAAAGAAAAAAGAGACCTCAGAACAAGTATCAGAAGTAACAGTAAAAGCAAAAGAGGGTCTTTATGTTAAGGCGCTATTTTTGAGTATGCTTAACCCTAAAATGATCATTTTTTATGTTTCTTTCTTTATTCAATTTATCGATCCTAAATATGAAAATGCGGGTGTTCCATTTTTTGTGTTAGGTGCAATTTTAGAAACATGTAGCATGATTTATTTATCAATTCTTATTTTTGGCGGAGTGGCTATTACGAATAAAGTAAAACATAACAAACGATTAGCTTCATTATCAAATAGTTGTATAGGTGCTGTGTTCTTACTTTTTGGTGCCAAACTTGCATTAACCGCTTAA
- the alkA gene encoding putative base excision DNA repair protein has protein sequence MYFQYGEKEINILKQRDKRLAALIERMGNIKRPLTPDLFTALVKNIIEQQISVSAAITVHQRLLNLCEGIYTPERIAILTEQEIQQCGMTMRKAGYIIGIANSVISGQLDLNKIPSMQDKEVIDTLIQLKGIGIWTAEMLLISSLNRPDILSWGDLAIQRGIMRLYHHKTLDKARFERYRKRYSPYGSTASLYLWALSKEPEIIAQ, from the coding sequence ATGTACTTCCAGTATGGTGAAAAAGAAATAAACATCTTAAAGCAACGTGATAAGCGGTTAGCTGCACTCATTGAAAGAATGGGTAACATTAAGCGTCCACTTACCCCTGATTTATTTACAGCATTAGTTAAAAATATTATTGAACAACAAATTTCTGTTTCTGCTGCCATAACGGTACATCAACGGTTATTGAACTTATGCGAAGGCATCTATACTCCAGAACGTATTGCTATATTAACTGAACAAGAAATTCAGCAATGTGGTATGACAATGCGAAAAGCGGGTTACATTATTGGCATTGCAAATTCAGTCATTTCTGGTCAATTAGATTTAAATAAAATCCCCAGCATGCAGGATAAAGAGGTTATTGATACTTTGATTCAGTTAAAAGGCATCGGTATTTGGACTGCTGAAATGTTATTAATTTCATCGCTTAACCGACCAGATATTTTAAGTTGGGGGGATTTGGCCATTCAACGAGGAATAATGCGTCTGTATCATCATAAAACGTTAGATAAAGCGCGCTTTGAGCGCTACCGTAAACGATATTCACCTTATGGTTCTACAGCATCGCTTTATTTATGGGCATTATCTAAAGAGCCTGAGATTATTGCGCAATAA
- the ail_1 gene encoding outer membrane protein (attachment invasion locus protein), whose amino-acid sequence MFKKIVIGCLCSSCLFFSVNVMATNEQTISLGYSQAKIEGIKLNGVNLNYHYELSNNWGIVGSFTWMKGDKYYAEEQDNDGFTSSAKTDVNYVSLLAGPSYRINNFANLYGLAGIAKTKLNNRDYGTDDGYIESSYYKYKSTGIAWGAGIQLNPINNLAINIGYEGTKFSNNELNSKIHGFNVGVGYRF is encoded by the coding sequence ATGTTTAAAAAAATAGTTATCGGATGCTTATGTTCTTCATGCCTTTTTTTTAGCGTGAATGTTATGGCAACTAATGAGCAGACGATCTCCCTAGGGTATAGTCAAGCTAAGATAGAAGGTATTAAACTCAATGGGGTTAATCTTAATTATCATTATGAACTGAGTAATAATTGGGGGATAGTTGGTTCTTTCACATGGATGAAAGGCGATAAATATTATGCCGAAGAACAAGATAACGATGGATTCACTTCTTCTGCAAAGACAGATGTTAACTACGTTTCGTTATTAGCCGGACCAAGTTATCGTATTAATAATTTTGCAAATTTATATGGATTAGCGGGTATTGCTAAAACTAAATTAAACAATCGAGACTATGGAACTGATGATGGTTATATAGAAAGTAGCTATTACAAATACAAATCAACAGGTATAGCTTGGGGGGCGGGTATACAATTAAATCCTATAAATAACTTAGCTATAAATATTGGGTATGAAGGAACTAAATTTAGCAATAATGAGTTAAATTCCAAAATTCATGGTTTTAATGTTGGTGTTGGTTATCGTTTTTAA
- the glgB_3 gene encoding 1,4-alpha-glucan branching enzyme GlgB, whose amino-acid sequence MSVAVTKKAIEKLINGYNSDPFALLGMHETSAGLEARAFLPDAVAVSVIDRKNGRKVATLEF is encoded by the coding sequence ATGTCTGTAGCTGTGACAAAAAAAGCAATAGAAAAACTTATAAATGGGTATAATTCTGATCCTTTTGCACTTCTGGGTATGCATGAAACATCGGCAGGTTTAGAGGCTCGTGCGTTTTTACCTGATGCTGTTGCAGTCAGTGTTATTGATAGAAAGAATGGCAGAAAAGTCGCAACATTAGAGTTTTAA
- the glgC gene encoding Glucose-1-phosphate adenylyltransferase, with the protein MIETIFFDLLEEDSHDPDSHHDFGQDIIPKITERGDVLAHPFELSCVSSDPSVPPYWRDVGTIEAYWSANLDLASVTPELDMYAKDWPIRTFMTPLPPAKFVQDNHDEHGQMMNSLIADGCIINGSTLYSSILFPLVRVESFCHIEDSVILPDVTVNHHCYLKRCIIDRSCTIPEGTVIGMDAEDDAARFHRTEEGIVLVTREMLEQLVRKENSAEKNTEQKTQNEEAFS; encoded by the coding sequence TTGATAGAGACTATCTTTTTTGATTTACTAGAAGAAGATAGCCATGATCCTGATTCACATCATGACTTTGGTCAAGATATTATTCCTAAAATTACTGAACGTGGCGATGTGTTAGCTCATCCATTTGAACTTTCTTGTGTCAGTTCTGATCCTTCAGTACCACCTTATTGGCGTGATGTAGGAACTATTGAAGCATATTGGTCTGCTAACCTTGATTTAGCCTCAGTGACACCTGAGCTTGATATGTATGCCAAAGATTGGCCAATCCGCACCTTTATGACGCCACTACCACCTGCAAAATTTGTGCAAGATAATCACGACGAACATGGACAAATGATGAATTCATTGATTGCCGACGGTTGTATTATCAATGGTTCAACCCTCTATTCATCAATCTTATTTCCATTAGTTCGCGTGGAATCTTTCTGCCATATTGAAGATTCCGTTATTTTGCCAGATGTTACCGTGAATCATCACTGTTATTTAAAACGTTGCATTATTGACCGTAGTTGCACTATCCCAGAAGGGACCGTCATTGGTATGGATGCAGAAGATGATGCGGCCCGTTTCCATCGCACTGAAGAAGGTATTGTACTCGTTACAAGAGAAATGCTTGAGCAATTGGTACGTAAAGAAAACTCCGCTGAAAAAAACACAGAACAAAAAACTCAAAATGAGGAGGCATTTTCGTGA
- the rffH_2 gene encoding glucose-1-phosphate thymidylyltransferase translates to MMTTEQGQKLMLAQQLPKEAIALVLAGGRGTRLKALTAKRAKPAVFFGGKFRIIDFTLSNCLNSGIRRIGVITQYQSHSLVQHIQRGWSFFNEDMNEFVDLLPAQQRCNTDHWYMGTADAIYQNLDILRSYKAKYVVILAGDHIYKMNYARLLLDHFENKSKFTVACIRVPKKDAFQFGIMDIDENRRVLNFLEKPSNPPCIPDDPDHSLASMGIYVVDRDYLF, encoded by the coding sequence ATGATGACAACAGAACAAGGCCAAAAATTAATGTTGGCACAACAACTTCCTAAAGAGGCAATTGCACTCGTTTTAGCGGGAGGTCGTGGTACGCGTTTAAAAGCATTGACAGCAAAACGGGCAAAACCAGCGGTTTTCTTTGGTGGGAAATTTCGAATTATCGACTTTACACTGTCTAACTGCCTTAACTCAGGAATTCGTCGTATTGGTGTAATAACTCAATATCAATCGCACTCCTTAGTTCAGCATATTCAACGTGGTTGGTCGTTCTTTAACGAAGATATGAATGAATTTGTTGATTTATTACCTGCTCAACAACGTTGTAATACGGATCATTGGTATATGGGTACGGCTGATGCGATATATCAAAACCTTGATATTCTTCGTAGCTACAAAGCTAAATACGTGGTGATCTTAGCTGGTGATCATATTTATAAAATGAACTATGCACGTTTATTGCTCGACCACTTTGAAAATAAATCAAAATTTACTGTTGCCTGTATTCGAGTACCTAAAAAAGATGCATTCCAATTTGGTATTATGGACATCGATGAAAATCGTCGAGTGCTAAATTTTCTAGAAAAACCATCTAACCCACCGTGTATTCCAGATGATCCCGATCATTCATTGGCAAGTATGGGTATTTATGTAGTTGATAGAGACTATCTTTTTTGA